In one window of Salinisphaera sp. T31B1 DNA:
- a CDS encoding CinA family protein translates to MIAAYDPSQSIAALVEQLATLLPARGQRVASAESCTGGLIAAACTERSGSSDWFERGFVTYSNAAKAETLGVDAGLIGTHGAVSAPVVEAMLSGTLAHSPADWAVAVSGVAGPGGGSADKPVGTVYIGWMARDGMAEVVRYQFDGDRGQVRQASVLAALVGLRERVDPCR, encoded by the coding sequence ATGATTGCAGCATACGATCCGAGTCAGTCGATCGCCGCGCTTGTCGAGCAGTTGGCGACCCTGTTGCCCGCGCGCGGTCAGCGCGTGGCGAGCGCCGAATCCTGCACTGGCGGTCTGATAGCAGCGGCCTGTACCGAGCGCTCCGGCAGCTCGGACTGGTTCGAGCGCGGCTTTGTAACGTATTCCAACGCGGCCAAGGCCGAGACGCTGGGCGTGGACGCCGGGTTGATCGGCACCCACGGCGCAGTCAGCGCTCCGGTGGTCGAGGCCATGCTGTCGGGCACGCTCGCTCATAGTCCGGCCGACTGGGCGGTGGCCGTGTCCGGCGTGGCCGGTCCGGGCGGCGGGAGCGCGGACAAACCGGTGGGCACGGTCTATATCGGCTGGATGGCACGCGACGGCATGGCCGAGGTGGTGCGCTACCAGTTCGACGGTGACCGCGGCCAGGTCCGGCAGGCCAGCGTCCTCGCCGCGCTGGTCGGGCTGCGCGAGCGTGTCGATCCCTGTCGCTAG
- the thpR gene encoding RNA 2',3'-cyclic phosphodiesterase: protein MTDAGDMRLFFALWPPPALARRLARRAAGLSVTGRPVAWPRLHLTLAFIGRCGGDELADLTARAGAVNVPRFDLTLDRVGHFAGPRITWIGCADPPPALLRLAAALRPPNALDSARFRPHISVIRSNSATVSLPMEPVWWAVTRFCLVASGHNGHPGAYRTLSHWSLARAESHVAGME from the coding sequence ATGACCGATGCCGGCGACATGCGGCTGTTCTTCGCGCTCTGGCCACCACCTGCACTCGCGCGACGGCTGGCCCGGCGGGCGGCCGGTTTATCGGTGACCGGCCGGCCCGTGGCCTGGCCCCGGCTGCACCTCACGCTGGCGTTCATCGGCCGTTGCGGCGGCGACGAGTTGGCCGATCTGACTGCGCGGGCCGGCGCCGTGAATGTGCCCCGCTTCGATCTGACGCTCGATCGCGTCGGCCATTTCGCCGGCCCACGCATCACCTGGATCGGCTGTGCCGATCCGCCCCCCGCACTGTTGCGTCTGGCCGCGGCGCTGCGCCCACCGAACGCGCTTGATTCGGCGCGTTTTCGCCCGCATATCAGCGTGATCCGGTCGAATTCGGCGACGGTCTCTCTGCCCATGGAGCCGGTTTGGTGGGCGGTCACACGGTTCTGTCTCGTGGCCAGTGGCCACAACGGACATCCCGGGGCGTATCGCACGCTTTCTCACTGGTCGCTCGCGCGCGCTGAAAGCCACGTCGCGGGTATGGAATAA
- the recA gene encoding recombinase RecA, which produces MDEDRKKALAAALSQIERQFGKGSVMRMGDAEPVNVAAISSGSLTLDVALGIGGYPRGRVVEIYGPESSGKTTLTLQAIAEAQKAGGTAAFIDAEHALDPTYAEALGVDIENLLISQPDTGEQALEIADMLVRSAAVDIVVIDSVAALTPKAEIEGEMGDSHVGLQARLMSQALRKLTANIKRTGTLVMFINQIRMKIGVMFGSPETTTGGNALKFYASVRLDIRRIGAIKKGDEVIGNETRVKIVKNKMAPPFRKAEFEILYGQGSSREGEIIDLGVANNLVEKAGSWYSYNGDRVGQGKDNARQFLKDNPEIAAEIETALREKLMPAKKKKGDDDVEAAPADTGADADLLGSAQAGGRK; this is translated from the coding sequence ATGGACGAAGATCGCAAAAAAGCATTGGCGGCGGCACTGAGCCAGATCGAACGCCAGTTCGGCAAGGGATCGGTAATGCGCATGGGCGATGCCGAACCCGTGAACGTGGCCGCGATATCCAGCGGCTCGCTCACACTTGACGTGGCGCTGGGCATTGGCGGCTATCCCCGTGGCCGGGTGGTGGAAATCTATGGTCCGGAATCCTCGGGCAAGACCACCTTGACGCTCCAGGCGATCGCTGAGGCCCAGAAAGCCGGCGGTACGGCAGCATTCATCGATGCCGAGCATGCGCTCGATCCCACCTACGCCGAAGCGTTGGGCGTGGATATTGAGAACCTTTTGATCAGCCAGCCCGACACCGGCGAGCAGGCGCTTGAAATCGCTGACATGCTCGTGCGCTCGGCTGCAGTCGATATCGTGGTCATCGACTCGGTCGCCGCCCTGACGCCCAAGGCCGAGATTGAAGGCGAGATGGGCGATTCGCATGTCGGCCTGCAGGCGCGGTTGATGAGTCAGGCGCTGCGAAAGCTCACGGCCAACATCAAGCGCACCGGGACGTTGGTGATGTTCATCAACCAGATCCGGATGAAGATCGGCGTGATGTTCGGCAGTCCCGAGACCACGACCGGCGGCAACGCGCTCAAGTTCTATGCCTCGGTTCGTCTGGATATTCGCCGGATCGGCGCAATCAAGAAGGGCGACGAAGTCATCGGTAACGAAACCCGGGTCAAGATCGTCAAGAACAAGATGGCGCCGCCGTTCCGCAAGGCCGAGTTCGAAATACTCTATGGTCAGGGCAGTTCTCGTGAAGGCGAGATCATCGATCTGGGTGTCGCCAACAATCTGGTCGAGAAAGCCGGTTCCTGGTACTCGTACAACGGCGACCGTGTCGGCCAGGGTAAGGACAACGCCCGTCAGTTTCTCAAGGACAACCCAGAGATCGCCGCCGAGATCGAAACCGCACTGCGCGAGAAGCTGATGCCGGCGAAAAAGAAGAAAGGCGACGACGACGTCGAAGCCGCACCGGCCGACACGGGCGCCGACGCCGATCTGCTTGGCTCCGCCCAGGCTGGCGGGCGCAAATAA
- a CDS encoding regulatory protein RecX translates to MTADPHGADRNSGPDAGVAALDPAEAAAAERLAIRKRAMDFLARREHAYAELVVKLRKREHAADEIGPVLDELVDDGLLSDARYAEAVVRSKSERGIGPQRIRAELTAVGVGDGVIDMAFENVPVDWFALANAVRRKRFGNDVPTDFPTRAKQMRFLQRRGFDTDQLRAAFDD, encoded by the coding sequence GTGACCGCCGACCCGCACGGCGCCGATCGCAACAGCGGCCCGGACGCCGGGGTCGCCGCGCTGGATCCCGCCGAAGCCGCGGCCGCCGAGCGACTGGCGATCCGCAAGCGGGCGATGGATTTTCTTGCCCGGCGCGAACATGCCTATGCCGAGCTCGTCGTCAAACTCAGAAAGCGCGAGCACGCGGCGGACGAAATTGGGCCGGTCCTGGATGAGCTGGTCGACGACGGGCTGCTCTCGGATGCCCGCTATGCCGAGGCGGTGGTGCGCTCGAAGAGCGAGCGCGGTATCGGGCCGCAGCGCATTCGGGCAGAACTGACGGCGGTCGGCGTCGGCGACGGCGTCATCGATATGGCATTCGAGAACGTGCCGGTGGACTGGTTCGCACTCGCGAATGCTGTCCGGCGCAAGCGCTTCGGGAACGATGTGCCGACTGACTTTCCAACGCGCGCCAAGCAGATGCGGTTTCTCCAGCGCCGCGGCTTCGACACGGACCAACTGCGTGCTGCCTTCGACGACTGA
- a CDS encoding MTH1187 family thiamine-binding protein, translating into MKITAELCVIPMGVGVSVSRYVAACEPILRQAGLNPQLHAYGTNVEGEWDDVFAAFKRCHQAIHDMGAVRVFTTVKLGSRNDRAQSNDDKIASARSYFD; encoded by the coding sequence ATGAAGATCACTGCCGAACTGTGTGTCATTCCCATGGGCGTCGGGGTCTCCGTCTCCCGGTACGTAGCAGCCTGTGAGCCGATTCTGCGACAGGCGGGACTCAATCCCCAGTTGCATGCTTACGGCACCAACGTCGAGGGCGAATGGGATGACGTATTCGCCGCGTTCAAGCGCTGTCACCAGGCGATCCACGATATGGGGGCCGTGCGCGTATTCACGACCGTCAAGCTCGGCAGCCGTAACGATCGTGCGCAGAGCAACGACGACAAGATCGCCAGCGCGCGGTCGTATTTCGATTGA
- the alaS gene encoding alanine--tRNA ligase, with product MMSTNALRSRFIEFFEREQHRFVQSASLVPASDPTLLFTNAGMVPFKDVFLGNDRRDYSRAVSSQRCVRAGGKHNDLENVGYTARHHTFFEMLGNFSFGDYFKREAINFAWTFLTVELGLPADRLWVTVFEEDAEAEQIWLEEIGVPESQFSRIGAKDNFWSMGDTGPCGPCSEIFYDHGPHIQGGPPGTPEEDGDRYVEIWNLVFMQYDRQPDGELRDLPSPSIDTGMGLERIAAVMQGTHDNYGIDTFQTLIAAAAEAVGIQGQAPEAQQASLKVVADHIRATAFLITDGVMPANEGRGYVLRRIMRRAIRHGHKLGATDSFFYRLVAPLVSLMGEAFPELAESQAQIERVIEQEEQRFALTLAQGMRILEDAIQAMAGTEIPGETVFKLYDTYGFPVDLTNDVARERGLTLDTAGFDAQMSEQRERARAASQFGADYQARVEVSQATEFLGYEHTEADASVVALVRDEAPVDTLADGDEGVVVLDRTPFYGESGGQLGDTGVIEGDHFRFVVTDTQKQRGVFLHFGHVEAGQVQAGATVHARIERARRQAIELNHTATHLLHAALRETLGTHVRQKGSMVAPERLRFDFAHYESVAPGVLADIESQVNERVRQNIAGQFYTRSYDEAIAEGALAFFGEKYGDEVRVVRFGDYSVELCGGTHARASGEIGLVKITEERGVAAGVRRLEAVTGAHALAWVQDASEREHRVATRLKASPSELEDKLDRMLERVAGLEKQLEAANQKLASSQGQDLAAGAREIGTARVVVQRMDGADRKVLRETVDALKSQLDNAVVVLGAAADGKVALIAGVAKTQSQRVPAGDLVNFVAEQVGGKGGGRPDMAQAGGTDATRLDDALASVYEWVGQRIG from the coding sequence ATGATGTCCACCAACGCGCTGCGGTCGCGCTTCATCGAATTTTTCGAGCGTGAGCAGCATCGCTTCGTCCAGTCGGCGTCGCTGGTGCCCGCCTCCGATCCGACGCTGCTGTTCACCAATGCCGGCATGGTGCCGTTCAAGGACGTCTTCCTTGGCAACGACCGCCGTGATTACAGCCGCGCGGTCTCGTCGCAGCGCTGCGTGCGCGCCGGCGGCAAGCACAATGACCTCGAGAACGTCGGCTATACCGCCCGGCACCATACGTTCTTCGAGATGCTCGGCAACTTCAGCTTCGGCGACTATTTCAAGCGCGAGGCGATCAACTTCGCGTGGACCTTTCTCACCGTGGAGCTGGGGCTACCGGCCGACCGGCTGTGGGTGACGGTGTTTGAAGAGGACGCCGAGGCGGAGCAGATCTGGCTCGAGGAAATCGGTGTGCCCGAAAGCCAGTTTTCGCGCATCGGGGCCAAGGACAACTTCTGGTCGATGGGCGATACCGGCCCGTGCGGACCCTGTTCGGAGATCTTCTACGATCACGGGCCGCATATACAGGGGGGCCCGCCCGGTACGCCGGAAGAGGACGGCGACCGGTATGTTGAGATATGGAACCTGGTGTTCATGCAGTACGACCGTCAACCCGACGGCGAATTGCGCGACCTGCCCAGTCCGTCCATCGACACCGGCATGGGCCTGGAGCGTATTGCTGCAGTGATGCAGGGCACGCACGACAACTACGGGATCGACACCTTCCAGACATTGATCGCCGCCGCGGCCGAGGCGGTGGGTATCCAGGGGCAGGCGCCCGAAGCCCAGCAGGCATCGCTCAAGGTCGTCGCCGATCATATCCGGGCGACGGCCTTTCTGATAACCGACGGCGTGATGCCGGCCAACGAAGGGCGAGGCTATGTACTGCGGCGGATCATGCGCCGTGCCATTCGCCACGGCCATAAGCTGGGTGCCACCGACAGTTTCTTCTATCGGCTCGTTGCCCCGCTGGTTTCGCTGATGGGTGAGGCCTTCCCCGAGTTGGCCGAGTCGCAGGCCCAGATCGAGCGCGTGATCGAACAGGAGGAGCAGCGTTTTGCCCTGACCCTCGCGCAGGGCATGCGCATTCTCGAGGATGCCATCCAGGCCATGGCCGGCACCGAAATACCCGGCGAGACGGTCTTCAAGCTTTACGACACCTATGGTTTTCCGGTCGATTTGACCAATGACGTGGCCCGAGAACGCGGTCTGACCCTGGATACTGCCGGCTTCGACGCCCAAATGAGCGAGCAGCGCGAACGTGCGCGCGCGGCCAGTCAGTTCGGTGCCGATTATCAGGCGCGGGTCGAAGTCAGTCAGGCCACCGAGTTTCTCGGCTATGAACACACCGAGGCCGACGCGTCGGTCGTGGCTCTGGTGCGCGACGAAGCGCCGGTCGACACGCTGGCCGACGGCGACGAAGGGGTGGTGGTGCTCGATCGCACACCGTTCTACGGCGAATCGGGCGGTCAGCTCGGCGATACCGGGGTGATCGAGGGTGACCACTTTCGCTTTGTCGTGACCGATACACAGAAGCAGCGGGGTGTCTTTTTACACTTCGGCCATGTCGAGGCCGGCCAGGTGCAGGCCGGGGCGACGGTGCACGCCCGGATCGAGCGCGCTCGCCGCCAGGCGATCGAACTCAACCATACTGCGACTCATTTGCTGCATGCGGCGCTGCGCGAGACGCTCGGTACGCATGTCCGGCAAAAGGGCTCAATGGTCGCCCCGGAACGGCTGCGTTTCGATTTCGCCCATTACGAATCGGTCGCCCCGGGCGTGTTGGCGGACATCGAGTCGCAGGTCAACGAACGCGTACGCCAGAACATTGCCGGCCAGTTCTATACGCGCAGCTACGACGAGGCGATCGCCGAAGGTGCGCTGGCGTTTTTCGGAGAGAAATACGGCGACGAAGTGCGCGTGGTGCGCTTTGGCGATTATTCGGTCGAGCTGTGCGGCGGCACGCATGCCCGTGCCAGTGGTGAGATCGGGCTGGTCAAGATAACGGAGGAACGCGGCGTGGCGGCCGGCGTCCGGCGGCTGGAAGCGGTGACCGGCGCACACGCGCTGGCGTGGGTTCAGGATGCCAGCGAACGCGAGCATCGCGTCGCGACCCGTCTCAAGGCGTCGCCGAGCGAGCTCGAGGACAAGCTGGATCGCATGCTCGAACGCGTCGCCGGGCTTGAAAAACAGCTCGAGGCCGCCAATCAGAAGCTCGCATCCAGCCAGGGCCAGGACCTGGCGGCCGGCGCCCGTGAGATCGGTACCGCCCGGGTCGTGGTCCAGCGGATGGACGGCGCCGATCGGAAGGTGCTTCGCGAAACCGTGGATGCGCTCAAGAGCCAGCTCGACAATGCAGTGGTCGTGCTCGGCGCGGCCGCAGACGGCAAGGTGGCCCTGATTGCGGGCGTCGCCAAGACCCAGAGCCAGCGCGTGCCCGCCGGCGACCTGGTGAATTTCGTGGCCGAGCAGGTCGGCGGCAAGGGCGGCGGGCGCCCGGACATGGCGCAGGCCGGGGGCACGGACGCCACGCGACTGGACGACGCGCTCGCAAGCGTTTATGAATGGGTCGGGCAGCGCATCGGCTGA
- a CDS encoding aspartate kinase — MALIVQKYGGSSVGSVDKIKRIAQKIKGYRDNGDQVVVVVSAMGGETDRLQGLAEELDGRPIPREMDVLLSTGEQVTIALLSMALRHAGVDAQSFTGWQVPIVSDDSHSKARIEKIEPDNLRAVLDDGKVAVVAGFQGITEHGQISTLGRGGSDTTAVALAAALGGDECQIYTDVDGVYTTDPRVVSSARRLDTITFEEMLEMASLGSKVLQIRAVEFAGKYGVPLRVLSTFDDGPGTLITLETQVEEPIISGIAFTQDEAQLTVLGVPDRPGIAYALLGPIGEHNIEVDMILQNVSGDSSSDYTLTDFTFTVHTRDFDAAKELLEKAAKDLGAREVSGQSGIAKVSLVGVGMRSHANVAARMFKALSDESINIRMISTTEIKISIVIETKYLELAVRALHDEFDLDEDPKKVESELTPTAEQD; from the coding sequence ATGGCATTGATTGTTCAGAAATACGGTGGCTCGTCGGTCGGGTCGGTCGACAAGATCAAGCGTATTGCCCAGAAGATCAAAGGCTATCGGGACAATGGCGATCAGGTCGTCGTCGTGGTATCGGCCATGGGCGGCGAGACCGATCGCCTGCAGGGGCTGGCCGAGGAGCTGGACGGCCGTCCGATCCCGCGCGAAATGGATGTGCTTTTGTCGACCGGCGAACAGGTGACCATTGCGCTGTTGTCGATGGCGCTGCGTCATGCCGGCGTGGATGCGCAGTCGTTCACCGGTTGGCAGGTGCCGATCGTCTCCGATGATTCGCATTCCAAGGCGCGTATCGAAAAGATCGAGCCGGACAATCTGCGCGCCGTGCTGGATGACGGCAAGGTGGCAGTGGTCGCCGGCTTCCAGGGCATCACCGAACACGGCCAGATCTCCACCCTCGGTCGCGGCGGTTCGGATACCACGGCTGTGGCCCTGGCCGCCGCGCTGGGCGGCGACGAGTGCCAGATCTACACGGACGTCGACGGCGTCTATACCACCGACCCGCGGGTCGTTTCGAGTGCCCGGCGGCTGGATACCATCACCTTCGAAGAGATGCTGGAGATGGCCAGTCTCGGCTCCAAGGTGCTACAGATTCGCGCGGTCGAGTTTGCCGGTAAGTACGGCGTACCGCTGCGGGTTCTGTCCACCTTCGACGACGGCCCCGGCACGCTCATCACATTGGAGACTCAAGTGGAAGAACCGATCATTTCCGGTATCGCCTTCACCCAGGATGAAGCGCAGCTGACCGTGTTGGGCGTGCCCGATCGTCCCGGGATTGCGTATGCGCTGCTCGGGCCCATCGGCGAGCACAACATCGAAGTCGACATGATTCTTCAGAACGTGTCCGGCGACTCGTCGAGCGATTACACGCTGACCGATTTCACCTTCACCGTGCATACCCGCGATTTCGATGCGGCCAAGGAGCTGCTCGAAAAAGCGGCGAAGGACCTGGGCGCGCGCGAGGTCTCGGGCCAGTCCGGTATCGCCAAGGTATCGCTGGTGGGCGTCGGCATGCGCTCGCATGCCAACGTCGCGGCTCGGATGTTCAAGGCGCTGTCCGACGAAAGCATCAATATCCGAATGATCTCGACCACCGAGATCAAGATCTCGATCGTCATCGAGACCAAGTATCTCGAACTGGCCGTACGCGCGCTGCATGACGAGTTCGATCTGGACGAGGATCCCAAGAAAGTCGAGTCGGAGCTCACGCCGACGGCGGAACAGGATTGA
- a CDS encoding carbon storage regulator has product MPIIERRVGQAIRIGDEIVVEVVAARDGQVRLEVVAPRDIAVEAVDAGAQNGATADGKPPGLLAPSGSRQA; this is encoded by the coding sequence ATGCCGATCATCGAACGCCGCGTGGGCCAGGCGATACGTATCGGCGATGAGATCGTTGTCGAAGTGGTCGCCGCCCGCGACGGTCAGGTCCGGCTGGAAGTGGTAGCGCCGCGCGACATCGCGGTCGAAGCGGTCGATGCCGGTGCGCAAAACGGCGCTACCGCCGACGGTAAGCCGCCCGGGCTGCTCGCGCCGAGCGGTTCCCGACAGGCTTGA
- a CDS encoding MaoC family dehydratase → MSETQNRVRQQIGRYFDELTVGDIYEHRPGRTITEADNIQFSLLTLNNHPMHCDASYGRASEFGNNLVNSGLTLAIVLGMTVGDISGKAIANLGWNEIKLTAPIFPGDTIYAETEVLSKRESKSRPGQGIVVTRTTGLKEDGTVFLTFERSSLIPARGHAVDD, encoded by the coding sequence ATGAGCGAGACACAAAACCGCGTACGCCAGCAGATCGGTCGCTACTTCGACGAGCTGACGGTCGGCGATATCTACGAACATCGGCCGGGCCGCACGATCACAGAGGCGGACAACATCCAGTTCTCGCTGTTGACCCTGAACAATCATCCGATGCACTGCGATGCGTCCTACGGCCGTGCCAGCGAGTTCGGTAACAACCTGGTCAACAGCGGCCTGACGCTGGCGATCGTTCTCGGCATGACCGTCGGCGATATCAGCGGGAAGGCGATCGCCAACCTGGGCTGGAACGAGATCAAGCTGACTGCACCGATCTTCCCCGGCGACACGATCTATGCTGAAACCGAGGTGCTGAGCAAGCGCGAGTCGAAATCGCGTCCGGGTCAGGGAATCGTGGTCACGCGCACCACGGGGCTCAAAGAGGACGGCACCGTATTTCTGACGTTCGAGCGTTCCTCGCTCATTCCGGCCCGCGGCCACGCCGTAGACGACTGA
- the dctP gene encoding TRAP transporter substrate-binding protein DctP — MRPLKTKSLLFALACAFSATAPAADMVMTNEVATTHWKTQYMEEVGESIKKKTDGEINPIVFPSGQIYNDQDALAALGTGAVQMVWPVAVRLETIDPRTGVLSLPFTLKTEDMQKACYRQQVSDMLTSFVDKRNLKVLTLLRAADLIFLFGDKDIKSLKGMQGAKVRVIGGKVYLATMKATGANPISMPASEMSTALAQGTIDGVLSSAAGWADMLGTSAQYGYFVPGFELATYAVVVDKSWYDNLSDKDAEIVRDSVEDIADDQWTSTVEKDQKLIEKMESEGGTYTVADDAEIQRWRDKMQPVVDQFAQEYPGAVDKLKALNSSCQ, encoded by the coding sequence ATGCGTCCACTTAAGACGAAGTCCTTGCTGTTTGCGCTTGCCTGCGCGTTCTCGGCTACTGCACCGGCGGCCGACATGGTCATGACCAATGAAGTCGCCACCACGCACTGGAAGACCCAGTACATGGAAGAGGTCGGCGAGTCGATCAAGAAAAAGACCGACGGCGAGATCAATCCGATCGTGTTCCCGTCGGGCCAGATCTACAACGACCAGGACGCGCTCGCGGCCCTGGGAACCGGCGCGGTACAGATGGTCTGGCCGGTGGCAGTACGGCTCGAGACGATCGACCCGCGCACCGGCGTGTTGAGCCTGCCGTTCACGCTCAAGACCGAAGATATGCAGAAGGCGTGCTATCGCCAGCAGGTCTCCGACATGCTTACCTCGTTCGTCGACAAGCGCAATTTGAAGGTCCTGACTCTGCTGCGTGCGGCCGATCTGATCTTCCTGTTCGGCGATAAGGACATCAAGAGCCTGAAGGGTATGCAGGGTGCCAAGGTGCGCGTCATCGGCGGCAAGGTCTATCTGGCCACCATGAAGGCTACCGGTGCCAACCCGATTTCCATGCCGGCCTCCGAAATGAGCACGGCGCTGGCGCAGGGCACCATCGACGGCGTCCTGAGTTCGGCTGCGGGCTGGGCCGACATGCTGGGCACGTCCGCCCAGTACGGCTATTTCGTACCGGGCTTCGAACTGGCCACCTATGCGGTCGTCGTCGACAAGTCCTGGTACGACAACCTGAGCGATAAGGACGCGGAGATCGTGCGTGACAGCGTCGAGGATATCGCCGACGACCAGTGGACCAGCACGGTCGAAAAGGATCAGAAGCTCATCGAGAAGATGGAATCCGAAGGCGGGACCTACACCGTGGCCGACGATGCCGAGATCCAGCGCTGGCGCGACAAGATGCAGCCGGTGGTCGATCAGTTCGCCCAGGAATACCCCGGCGCCGTGGACAAGCTCAAGGCGCTCAATTCGTCCTGCCAGTAA
- a CDS encoding TRAP transporter small permease, translating into MSKERNRVLKLFESYVRFEKRYVLTVATIMLIGATTIMLMEGIGRTFFDTSFFWAEESVRYLVLWAFFLTLGCAGHAGQHIRTDLVVEHCPRPVRQFASAVACLLGLVFCGLLVYAAIPQVERYHSLGMLTDSSLNLPLWVLFLVLPVGAVMWGVFYLHGLVRVLSGHDAFVDSHHDDVPLEMSDDLSSNPRKSEQA; encoded by the coding sequence ATGTCCAAAGAACGCAATAGAGTTCTGAAACTGTTCGAGTCGTACGTGCGATTCGAAAAGAGATACGTGCTCACGGTCGCCACGATCATGTTGATCGGGGCGACCACCATCATGCTCATGGAAGGCATCGGTCGAACGTTTTTCGACACCAGTTTTTTCTGGGCCGAAGAATCGGTGCGCTATCTGGTGCTGTGGGCGTTCTTTCTCACCCTGGGATGTGCTGGCCATGCCGGCCAGCACATCCGCACCGATCTGGTCGTCGAGCATTGTCCACGTCCGGTTCGTCAGTTCGCCAGCGCTGTGGCTTGCCTTCTAGGTCTGGTGTTCTGCGGTCTGCTGGTCTATGCCGCCATTCCCCAGGTCGAGCGTTACCACTCGCTGGGCATGCTCACCGATTCGTCGCTGAATCTGCCGCTCTGGGTGTTGTTCCTGGTGCTGCCGGTCGGGGCGGTGATGTGGGGCGTGTTCTATCTGCATGGTCTGGTCCGCGTGCTGTCGGGCCACGACGCATTCGTGGACTCTCACCACGATGACGTACCTCTGGAAATGAGCGACGACCTGTCGTCCAATCCGCGCAAATCGGAGCAGGCATGA
- a CDS encoding TRAP transporter large permease: MTILIALCLMLLLLAIGTHVAVVLGLVTGGLVLTVAGVPATVVAQTAFKSVNSYPMLAIPMFVLAGNLMMKGNLASLMIELIGSLVRAVRGGLAITVMLSSVFFAAVSGSSVGSAAAIGVATIDGLKKERYPTHFAAGIVAVGGTLGIMIPPSLSFILIGSIVGLPVDKLFVAGILPALLEATFLLITVAYLSWKNQYGDIAQAPDFKGFGRRLPGATAALLMPVLIIGSIYGGYLTPTEVSAFAAAYAAFLCVFVYRSVRIRDVWDAARNSLLQTTMIFAVVMGGSLVAFILARMGVSANLISLITGLDLAAWQFLLLVNVLLLILGMFLDGVALVVLTAPLLFPLAQAVGVDPVHFAVIMVANSEIATITPPVGLNLFVMSGIAKTPVHEVARGVLPFYGIRLVALLIITYVPALSLALL; the protein is encoded by the coding sequence ATGACTATTCTTATTGCGCTTTGCCTGATGCTGCTGCTGCTGGCGATCGGCACCCACGTCGCGGTGGTGCTGGGCCTGGTGACCGGTGGCCTGGTGCTCACCGTGGCGGGCGTGCCGGCCACGGTGGTCGCCCAGACGGCTTTCAAGTCGGTCAACAGCTATCCCATGCTGGCTATCCCGATGTTCGTGCTGGCCGGCAACCTGATGATGAAGGGGAATCTGGCCAGTCTTATGATCGAGCTCATCGGCAGCCTCGTCCGCGCGGTACGCGGTGGGCTGGCGATCACGGTCATGTTGTCGAGCGTGTTCTTTGCCGCGGTGTCGGGCAGCTCCGTGGGCTCTGCGGCGGCGATCGGCGTGGCGACGATCGACGGGCTCAAGAAGGAGCGCTATCCGACCCACTTTGCTGCCGGCATCGTGGCCGTCGGCGGCACGCTGGGAATCATGATTCCGCCGTCGCTGAGCTTCATTCTGATCGGCTCGATCGTCGGCCTGCCGGTCGACAAGCTCTTCGTGGCCGGCATCCTGCCGGCGCTGCTTGAGGCCACGTTCCTGTTGATCACGGTGGCCTACCTGTCCTGGAAGAATCAGTACGGGGATATCGCACAAGCGCCGGACTTCAAGGGTTTCGGTCGCCGACTGCCGGGCGCCACGGCTGCTCTGCTGATGCCGGTGCTGATCATCGGCAGTATCTATGGCGGCTATCTCACGCCCACCGAAGTCTCGGCATTCGCCGCAGCCTATGCCGCGTTCCTGTGCGTGTTCGTGTATCGCAGCGTGCGTATTCGCGACGTCTGGGATGCCGCGCGTAACTCGCTGTTGCAGACGACGATGATCTTCGCAGTCGTGATGGGCGGCAGCCTGGTCGCGTTCATCCTGGCCCGCATGGGCGTGTCGGCGAACCTGATCAGTCTGATCACCGGGCTGGATCTGGCGGCCTGGCAGTTCTTGCTGCTGGTGAACGTGCTCCTGCTCATCCTGGGCATGTTCCTCGACGGGGTGGCCCTGGTCGTTTTGACCGCACCGCTGTTGTTCCCGTTGGCCCAGGCGGTCGGTGTCGACCCGGTCCATTTCGCCGTGATCATGGTGGCCAATTCCGAGATCGCCACAATCACGCCGCCGGTGGGATTGAACCTGTTCGTGATGAGCGGCATCGCCAAGACGCCGGTCCATGAAGTGGCCCGCGGCGTGCTGCCTTTCTACGGCATCCGTTTGGTGGCCTTGCTGATCATCACCTATGTGCCAGCGCTATCGCTGGCGCTTCTGTAG